One window of the Salminus brasiliensis chromosome 1, fSalBra1.hap2, whole genome shotgun sequence genome contains the following:
- the psmc6 gene encoding 26S proteasome regulatory subunit 10B, translating to MADSREKGLQDYRKKLLEHKEIDGRLKELREQLKELTKQYEKSENDLKALQSVGQIVGEVLKQLTEEKFIVKATNGPRYVVGCRRQLDKTKLKPGTRVALDMTTLTIMRYLPREVDPLVYNMSHEDPGSVSYSEIGGLSEQIRELREVIELPLTNPELFQRVGIIPPKGCLLYGPPGTGKTLLARAVASQLDCNFLKVVSSSIVDKYIGESARLIREMFNYARDHQPCIIFMDEIDAIGGRRFSEGTSADREIQRTLMELLNQMDGFDTLHRVKMIMATNRPDTLDPALLRPGRLDRKIHIELPNEQARLDILKIHSGPITKHGDIDYEAIVKLSDGFNGADLRNVCTEAGMFAIRADHDYVTQEDFMKAVRKVADSKKLESKLDYKPV from the exons ATGGCTGACAGCAGGGAGAAAGGACTACAGGACTACAGAAAGAAATTACTTGAGCATAAAGAGATCGATGGACGTTTGAAGGAGT TGAGGGAGCAGCTGAAAGAGCTCACCAAGCAGTATGAGAAGTCTGAGAATGACCTGAAGGCTCTGCAGAGTGTTGGTCAG ATTGTTGGTGAGGTGCTAAAACAGCTAACTGAGGAAAAGT TTATTGTGAAGGCTACCAATGGCCCTCGCTATGTGGTTGGCTGCCGTAGACAG cTGGACAAAACTAAGCTGAAGCCTGGAACCAGAGTGGCTCTGGACATGACCACACTCACCATCATGAG ATATTTGCCACGTGAGGTCGACCCACTGGTGTACAACATGTCCCATGAAGATCCAGGCAGCGTGTCATATTCAGAGATTGGTGGGCTGTCTGAGCAGATCCGTGAGCTCAGAGAG GTGATCGAACTACCGCTGACCAACCCTGAACTCTTCCAGCGTGTGGGCATCATCCCCCCTAAAGGCTGTCTGCTCTATGGGCCTCCAG GCACTGGAAAGACCCTTTTAGCCCGAGCTGTGGCCAGTCAACTGGACTGCAATTTCCTAAAG GTGGTGTCCAGCTCTATTGTTGATAAGTACATTGGTGAGAGTGCCAGGCTGATCAGAGAAATGTTCAACTACGCTCGGGACCACCAGCCTTGCATTATTTTTATGGATGAGATTGACGCCATTG gTGGTCGCCGCTTTTCTGAGGGAACTTCGGCAGATAGAGAGATCCAGAGGACACTTATGGAG CTGCTGAACCAGATGGATGGCTTTGACACCCTGCATAGAGTGAAAATGATCATGGCCACCAATCGCCCTGACACACTTGACCCAGCCCTGCTGAGGCCCGGCAGACTGGACAGGAAGATCC ACATCGAGCTGCCCAATGAACAGGCTCGTTTAGACATCCTAAAGATCCACTCTGGACCCATCACTAAGCATGGAGACATAG ATTATGAAGCCATCGTCAAGCTCTCAGACGGTTTCAACGGAGCTGACTTGCGAAACGTCTGCACTGAGGCTG GTATGTTTGCCATTCGTGCTGACCATGACTACGTAACTCAGGAGGATTTTATGAAGGCTGTGCGGAAAGTGGCAGATTCGAAGAAGCTGGAATCCAAACTGGACTATAAGCCTGTATAA
- the cgrrf1 gene encoding cell growth regulator with RING finger domain protein 1 isoform X1, with amino-acid sequence MAAEFLVKLYEYSPVFYISVISVCFIITAAAVLGWFGFDVPVILRSSDEAESFSPVPEKRMGQVTNPFSLEMGTAAGTVVDGVSLRPYCLEECVLSCYWGCGVNALQAALQKHQHGTILSTPQLFQQALQLHYLHCQTFQLQKEEREERFTELPSDFGVTDFGSLPRDRYPLVAVLTLANSEHRNTYKIVASVTVLHVPDDKYRLSARVLFQYLLTAQGNMYDLKPLFMSADSSEQPGSSASDIPPQSNGPEEEGGEPEEEEDDGPGAAGRDCVVCQNAPVNRVLLPCRHACVCDGCVAHFQHCPMCRAFVVESFALASQTLAEGLAED; translated from the exons ATGGCCGCTGAGTTTCTGGTGAAACTGTATGAATATTCTCCCGTTTTCTACATCAGTGTGATTTCAGTCTGCTTCATCATCACTGCAGCGGCGGTGCTGGGCTG GTTCGGCTTTGATGTACCGGTGATCCTGCGTAGCTCTGATGAAGCTGAGTCGTTCTCCCCCGTCCCAGAGAAGAGGATGGGTCAGGTCACCAACCCCTTCTCTCTGGAGATGGGCACAGCAGCGGGTACAGTAGTGG ACGGGGTGAGTCTGCGGCCGTACTGTCTGGAGGAGTGTGTACTGAGCTGTTATTGGGGCTGTGGAGTTAATGCTCTTCAGGCTGCACTGCAGAAACACCAACACGGCACCATTCTCTCCACACCACAGTTGTTCCAGCAGGCCCTGCAGCTTCACTACCTCCACTGCCAGACCTTCCA GTTACAGAAGGAGGAGCGAGAGGAGCGTTTCACAGAGCTGCCATCAGATTTTGGAGTGACGGATTTCGGGTCGCTCCCACGGGATCGATACCCATTAGTGGCTGTTCTGACCCTGGCTAACTCTGAGCACAGAAACACCTACAAAATC GTTGCTAGTGTAACAGTGCTCCACGTCCCTGATGATAAATACAGGCTGTCTGCGAGGGTTCTGTTTCAGTATCTGCTCACTGCTCAGGGGAACATGTACGATTTAAAG CCTCTTTTCATGTCTGCGGATAGCAGCGAGCAGCCTGGATCCTCCGCCTCAGACATCCCACCCCAGTCTAATGGaccagaggaggagggaggggagccagaggaggaggaagatgatggGCCAGGTGCTGCAGGCAGGGACTGTGTTGTGTGTCAGAACGCACCCGTTAACAGAGTGCTGTTACCATGCAGGCACGCGTGCGTGTGCGATGGATGTGTGGCACATTTTCAGCACTGCCCAATGTGCCGAGCTTTTGTTGTAGAGTCTTTCGCTCTGGCCAGTCAAACATTAGCCGAGGGTCTCGCGGAGGACTGA
- the cgrrf1 gene encoding cell growth regulator with RING finger domain protein 1 isoform X2 has product MAAEFLVKLYEYSPVFYISVISVCFIITAAAVLGWFGFDVPVILRSSDEAESFSPVPEKRMGQVTNPFSLEMGTAAGTVVDGVSLRPYCLEECVLSCYWGCGVNALQAALQKHQHGTILSTPQLFQQALQLHYLHCQTFQLQKEEREERFTELPSDFGVTDFGSLPRDRYPLVAVLTLANSEHRNTYKIVASVTVLHVPDDKYRLSARVLFQYLLTAQGNMYDLKRAAWILRLRHPTPV; this is encoded by the exons ATGGCCGCTGAGTTTCTGGTGAAACTGTATGAATATTCTCCCGTTTTCTACATCAGTGTGATTTCAGTCTGCTTCATCATCACTGCAGCGGCGGTGCTGGGCTG GTTCGGCTTTGATGTACCGGTGATCCTGCGTAGCTCTGATGAAGCTGAGTCGTTCTCCCCCGTCCCAGAGAAGAGGATGGGTCAGGTCACCAACCCCTTCTCTCTGGAGATGGGCACAGCAGCGGGTACAGTAGTGG ACGGGGTGAGTCTGCGGCCGTACTGTCTGGAGGAGTGTGTACTGAGCTGTTATTGGGGCTGTGGAGTTAATGCTCTTCAGGCTGCACTGCAGAAACACCAACACGGCACCATTCTCTCCACACCACAGTTGTTCCAGCAGGCCCTGCAGCTTCACTACCTCCACTGCCAGACCTTCCA GTTACAGAAGGAGGAGCGAGAGGAGCGTTTCACAGAGCTGCCATCAGATTTTGGAGTGACGGATTTCGGGTCGCTCCCACGGGATCGATACCCATTAGTGGCTGTTCTGACCCTGGCTAACTCTGAGCACAGAAACACCTACAAAATC GTTGCTAGTGTAACAGTGCTCCACGTCCCTGATGATAAATACAGGCTGTCTGCGAGGGTTCTGTTTCAGTATCTGCTCACTGCTCAGGGGAACATGTACGATTTAAAG CGAGCAGCCTGGATCCTCCGCCTCAGACATCCCACCCCAGTCTAA